The Mucilaginibacter mallensis genome has a segment encoding these proteins:
- the cobA gene encoding uroporphyrinogen-III C-methyltransferase produces the protein MENSKIFPELFVLGAGPGDPELITMKGHRVLKEADVILYDNLANKELLALARANCETIYVGKQPYGSYTPQETIHEMIKHFAFTKGKVVRLKGGDPFIFGRGFEEIIYAREHGIKTHFIPGITSMQASGFEDIPLTHRAVSEGIWMITGTKKDGTLSSDLKLAMQSNATVVIYMGMKQLAVIAATYIEQGKGTTPAAIIQHASLPQKKIVTGFVENLPEMAAAGNLTYPALIIIGEVVNFHSKNTTDL, from the coding sequence ATGGAGAACAGCAAAATATTTCCTGAATTATTTGTTTTAGGCGCCGGCCCGGGCGATCCTGAGCTGATTACGATGAAAGGACACCGGGTTTTGAAGGAAGCTGATGTTATATTATATGATAATTTAGCCAATAAAGAACTTCTGGCCCTTGCAAGGGCTAATTGCGAGACGATATATGTTGGCAAACAGCCTTATGGCAGTTACACTCCACAGGAAACCATTCACGAAATGATAAAACATTTTGCATTTACAAAAGGCAAAGTGGTAAGGTTAAAAGGCGGCGATCCGTTTATTTTCGGCAGAGGGTTTGAAGAGATTATTTATGCAAGGGAACATGGTATTAAAACTCACTTTATACCGGGCATAACCAGCATGCAGGCATCAGGTTTTGAAGATATCCCCTTAACCCATCGTGCAGTAAGTGAAGGGATATGGATGATAACCGGCACAAAAAAGGATGGCACACTTTCATCTGACCTAAAACTTGCCATGCAAAGTAATGCCACAGTTGTTATTTACATGGGGATGAAACAACTGGCGGTAATTGCAGCAACCTATATAGAACAAGGCAAAGGCACAACACCGGCAGCCATAATTCAGCATGCCTCATTGCCCCAGAAAAAAATAGTTACAGGCTTTGTTGAGAACCTGCCGGAAATGGCGGCAGCAGGCAACTTAACCTACCCTGCTCTAATAATTATTGGCGAGGTGGTGAATTTTCATTCAAAAAACACAACAGATTTATGA
- a CDS encoding DUF7009 family protein produces the protein MKIRIKGNSLRYRLTKSDIERFSKDGYIEETIYFGTQKLIYALQRYQQDELTADFNDQKIILYVPDYMANEWTITDRVGFENSNGALYLLIEKDFKCLDNVGEDQSDNYPNPLLSTL, from the coding sequence ATGAAAATTCGAATTAAAGGTAATTCATTACGTTACCGCCTCACCAAATCAGATATTGAACGCTTTTCAAAAGATGGTTATATTGAAGAAACAATTTATTTTGGAACTCAAAAACTAATATATGCGCTACAACGCTATCAGCAGGACGAACTAACAGCTGATTTTAACGATCAGAAAATTATATTATACGTACCTGACTATATGGCTAATGAATGGACAATCACAGATCGTGTGGGTTTTGAAAACAGCAATGGCGCGTTATACCTATTAATTGAAAAGGATTTTAAATGCCTCGATAATGTGGGAGAAGATCAAAGTGATAATTACCCAAATCCATTATTGAGTACCTTATGA
- a CDS encoding nitrate reductase, whose product MALKKQPIDQLTSTCCYCGVGCGVVVNKEKNGSITLTGNKDHPVNKGMLCSKGLNLHYTVNDKSDRLLYPQMRYNKSMPMQRVSWDDALDRTAAVFKTFIDKYGPDSVAFYASGQCLTEEYYVVNKLMKGFIGSNNIDTNSRLCMSSAVAAYKIALGEDAVPVCYDDIELADCILVMGGNPAWCHPILWRRVEAHKAANPAVKIIVADPRVTDSCANADLHLQINPGTDITLNHAIGRLLIENGDIDFDFIKDHAEGFEAYSEIVFKNSLFDAAKTCGLSESDIRLAAKYIGEAKGFVTMWTMGLNQSAIGVNKNLSLINLNLITGHIGKPGSGPLSLTGQPNAMGGREVGGLANLLPAHRDLSNPLHCEEVQKFWGGKPIQPKPGLTATEMFEALNDGRLKAIWIMCTNPLTSLPNVRLAEEALKKAKFVVVQEISNKPETLAYADVILPAAAWAEKEGTMTNSERRISYLNKIVEPPGEAIADAEIICRFARKMGYKGFDFENPAAIYAEHVKLTAKTNLDISGLNYDILKERKTVQWPYKKKGPPDGQPRLFTDRNFYRPSKKALISAVPDTLTSELPNDDYPLILTTGRIRDQWHTMSKTGKVNKLNQHYKQAFLEIHPDDAGILGLKELDIVVVTSRRGEVQVQAKISAQIKKGVVFLPMHWGKILGNDLNRANNLTSDRVDPISKEPDFKYCAVNIKKFVKTFQRIVVIGAGAGAYGFVKSYRELNPDDEITIFSKENHPFYNRVMLPDYISGEQKWEQLVKMKDSEEPAYNIRLLRGVSIEKIDRENKQVVDSRGIKTDYDVLLIATGSRASIPKNTPSLPGIFSMRSRNDADNFKKHVPKNGHVVVVGGGLLGLEMAASLREIGIKITIIHRTSRFLNRQLDALGSQLLHEEMVDQGCDIYYDDEVQLFYGRSKLTGIGLKSGRKINCDAMILAIGTTPNLEIAKDCGLTIKRGVIVNERMQTNDPFIYAIGEIAEFEGTLYGITAAAEQQAEVVAKYMNGDIASYYKGSLFMNIIKIHGFDLCSIGLSECPDDKAYEEIVFIDKAKRYYKKCIIHEDKLVGTILIGDKSEFQEFRALIGNKTELNEKRIQLLRSGNKVEPVLGKLVCSCNNVGSENILNKITAGCHTLKELCDTTGAATGCGSCRPEVKRLLEESLKATV is encoded by the coding sequence ATGGCCCTGAAAAAGCAACCTATAGATCAGTTAACCAGTACCTGCTGTTATTGCGGGGTTGGCTGTGGCGTAGTTGTTAATAAAGAAAAAAATGGCAGCATAACGCTTACCGGTAATAAAGATCACCCGGTTAATAAAGGTATGCTTTGCAGTAAGGGGCTTAACCTGCATTATACCGTAAATGATAAAAGCGACAGGCTCCTTTATCCGCAAATGCGGTATAATAAAAGCATGCCTATGCAGCGTGTAAGCTGGGACGATGCACTTGATCGTACAGCGGCGGTGTTTAAGACTTTTATTGATAAATATGGGCCTGATTCTGTCGCGTTTTATGCATCCGGCCAATGTTTGACCGAGGAATATTATGTAGTTAATAAACTGATGAAAGGGTTTATTGGTAGCAATAATATCGATACCAACTCGCGGCTGTGTATGAGCAGCGCTGTTGCGGCTTATAAAATTGCTCTCGGCGAGGACGCTGTGCCTGTTTGTTATGATGATATTGAATTGGCCGATTGTATATTGGTAATGGGTGGTAACCCTGCATGGTGCCACCCTATATTATGGCGAAGGGTAGAGGCCCATAAGGCGGCTAACCCTGCTGTGAAGATCATCGTAGCTGATCCGCGGGTTACTGATTCATGTGCCAATGCCGATCTGCATCTGCAAATAAACCCCGGCACGGATATCACGCTTAATCATGCTATCGGCAGACTACTGATAGAGAATGGCGATATCGATTTTGATTTTATAAAAGATCATGCCGAAGGGTTTGAAGCCTATAGTGAAATAGTTTTTAAAAATAGTTTGTTTGACGCTGCAAAAACATGCGGATTGAGCGAAAGTGATATCCGCCTTGCAGCGAAATACATCGGCGAAGCTAAAGGTTTTGTTACTATGTGGACGATGGGGCTAAATCAAAGTGCCATCGGTGTAAATAAAAACTTAAGTCTTATTAATTTAAACCTGATCACCGGGCATATCGGCAAACCGGGTTCTGGTCCGCTGTCACTTACCGGGCAGCCCAACGCCATGGGTGGACGGGAAGTAGGAGGGTTAGCTAACTTGCTGCCGGCTCATCGCGATCTGAGCAATCCGCTGCATTGCGAAGAAGTACAAAAGTTTTGGGGAGGAAAGCCAATTCAACCCAAACCCGGTTTAACTGCTACCGAAATGTTCGAGGCATTAAATGATGGCCGCTTAAAAGCCATCTGGATAATGTGTACCAACCCATTAACCAGTTTGCCAAATGTACGTTTGGCTGAGGAGGCCCTGAAAAAGGCAAAATTTGTGGTGGTACAGGAGATCAGCAATAAGCCGGAAACTTTGGCTTATGCCGATGTAATACTGCCCGCTGCTGCCTGGGCCGAAAAGGAGGGAACTATGACCAATTCCGAACGGCGCATAAGCTACCTGAACAAGATCGTAGAGCCACCTGGCGAAGCTATTGCCGATGCGGAAATTATTTGCCGCTTTGCACGCAAAATGGGTTATAAAGGCTTTGATTTTGAAAACCCCGCGGCCATTTATGCCGAGCACGTTAAGCTAACCGCCAAAACCAACCTAGATATAAGTGGGTTAAACTACGATATATTAAAAGAGCGTAAAACGGTACAATGGCCCTACAAAAAGAAAGGCCCACCGGATGGGCAGCCCCGGTTGTTTACCGATCGTAATTTTTACAGGCCGTCAAAAAAAGCACTCATCAGTGCGGTGCCTGATACCCTGACCAGCGAACTGCCAAATGATGATTATCCACTCATATTAACCACAGGCCGCATCCGCGATCAGTGGCATACCATGAGTAAAACCGGCAAAGTAAATAAGCTTAATCAGCATTATAAGCAAGCTTTTTTAGAAATCCATCCCGATGATGCCGGAATATTGGGCTTAAAAGAATTGGACATTGTAGTGGTCACATCCCGGCGGGGAGAGGTACAGGTTCAGGCAAAAATATCGGCACAAATAAAAAAAGGCGTTGTGTTTTTGCCGATGCATTGGGGTAAAATATTAGGCAATGATCTTAACCGGGCCAATAACCTTACCAGCGATCGGGTTGATCCAATTTCAAAAGAACCTGATTTTAAATACTGTGCTGTTAATATAAAAAAGTTTGTAAAGACATTTCAGCGCATTGTGGTTATTGGGGCTGGAGCGGGTGCTTACGGCTTTGTAAAATCATACAGGGAATTAAATCCAGACGATGAGATAACCATTTTCAGCAAAGAGAACCATCCTTTTTACAACAGGGTAATGTTGCCCGATTATATCAGCGGCGAGCAGAAATGGGAGCAGTTGGTAAAAATGAAGGATAGTGAAGAGCCCGCTTATAACATCAGGTTGCTGAGGGGTGTAAGCATTGAAAAAATTGACCGGGAGAATAAACAGGTTGTAGACTCGCGGGGGATAAAAACCGATTATGATGTTTTGCTGATAGCTACCGGCAGCAGGGCATCTATCCCCAAAAACACACCATCGCTACCGGGCATATTCAGTATGCGCAGCCGTAACGATGCCGATAATTTTAAAAAGCATGTGCCTAAAAATGGCCATGTTGTTGTGGTTGGTGGTGGTTTGCTTGGTTTGGAAATGGCTGCCTCATTGCGTGAAATCGGGATTAAGATCACCATTATCCATCGTACCTCGAGGTTTTTAAACAGACAGTTGGATGCCTTGGGCAGCCAGTTATTGCACGAAGAAATGGTAGACCAGGGTTGCGATATTTATTATGATGATGAAGTGCAGCTGTTCTACGGCAGGTCTAAATTAACCGGCATCGGCCTTAAGAGCGGTCGCAAAATAAATTGCGATGCCATGATACTGGCCATAGGTACTACACCTAATCTTGAAATTGCTAAGGATTGCGGGCTCACCATAAAGCGTGGTGTGATTGTAAATGAACGGATGCAGACCAATGATCCATTCATTTATGCCATTGGCGAAATAGCAGAATTTGAGGGCACACTATACGGAATTACCGCTGCAGCAGAACAACAGGCCGAAGTGGTAGCCAAATATATGAATGGCGACATAGCCAGCTATTATAAAGGCAGCCTATTCATGAATATTATAAAAATTCATGGGTTTGACCTGTGCAGTATCGGCTTATCTGAATGCCCGGACGATAAGGCTTATGAAGAGATAGTTTTTATTGATAAGGCAAAGCGATACTACAAAAAATGCATCATACACGAGGATAAACTGGTTGGTACTATTTTAATTGGCGATAAAAGCGAGTTTCAGGAGTTCAGGGCGCTCATTGGCAATAAAACCGAGCTGAATGAAAAACGCATACAACTATTAAGAAGCGGCAATAAAGTTGAACCGGTATTGGGTAAACTGGTTTGCAGCTGCAATAATGTGGGTAGCGAAAATATCCTTAACAAAATAACCGCAGGCTGCCACACGCTAAAGGAATTATGCGATACCACCGGAGCCGCTACAGGCTGCGGATCATGCAGGCCTGAAGTGAAGCGATTGTTGGAAGAAAGTTTAAAAGCAACAGTTTAA
- a CDS encoding Crp/Fnr family transcriptional regulator: MKKKLITCDMNSCFLCRNVLPEWKGAIAANKKNFFVKKNEVIFQEGDPVKGIYFVLSGNVKVHKKWGQDKEVILRFASNGAIFGHRGLDTKIYPISATALEDGIVCYFDLDFFEATLKVNNEFTYRLMMFFVKDLQESETKMRNLAHMPVKGRVAQALIYLEKQFGLRDDGFINIRLSRQDLASFIGATYETVFRVINELLNEKIVAVHDKYIKVINEQKLVLLTTDDEA; this comes from the coding sequence ATGAAAAAAAAGCTAATTACATGCGACATGAATAGCTGTTTTTTGTGCAGAAACGTTCTTCCTGAATGGAAAGGAGCGATTGCTGCCAACAAAAAGAATTTTTTCGTGAAAAAAAATGAGGTAATCTTCCAGGAAGGCGATCCTGTAAAGGGAATATATTTTGTACTGAGCGGCAATGTTAAAGTACATAAAAAGTGGGGACAGGACAAAGAAGTGATCTTAAGATTCGCATCCAATGGTGCGATATTCGGCCACCGCGGCCTCGACACTAAAATATACCCCATATCAGCTACCGCACTTGAAGATGGAATAGTTTGCTATTTCGATCTGGACTTTTTCGAGGCCACCTTAAAGGTCAACAATGAATTTACATATCGGTTGATGATGTTTTTTGTAAAGGACCTGCAGGAATCTGAAACCAAGATGCGCAACCTTGCCCACATGCCGGTTAAGGGCCGCGTTGCCCAAGCTTTAATATATTTAGAGAAGCAATTTGGACTGAGAGATGATGGCTTTATTAATATCCGTTTATCCCGGCAGGACCTGGCATCCTTTATCGGCGCCACCTATGAAACCGTATTCAGGGTAATAAATGAATTGCTTAATGAAAAAATAGTAGCCGTTCATGATAAATACATAAAAGTTATAAATGAACAGAAGCTGGTATTGTTAACTACCGACGACGAAGCTTAA
- the nirB gene encoding nitrite reductase large subunit NirB produces MSQPTIVVVGNGMVGYKFCEKLVSRSNQFNIIVFGEEPRIAYDRVHLSEYFNGKSADDLSLSSSSWYTDNGISLHLDDPIQEINRVDKTVHSLKGAVIKYDYLVLATGSSPFVPNIEGVEKNGVFVYRTIEDLELIKEYAVNAKVGAVMGGGLLGLEAAKALIDLGIKETHVIEFAPRLMPRQIDSAGSAMLQSKLKQFGLTIHLNKSTSEIAGDDKVESLKFNDDTSLAVDMLVISAGIRPRDELAKLAGLQTSSRGGIIVNEKMQTSDECIFAIGECALYNSMIYGLVAPGYEMADIVVTYLTGGDKSFYGYDMSTKLKLIGVDVASFGDAFITEPDCRTIVFEDTHKGVYKRINISNDGKYLLGGILVGEAEAYNILLQTVNNKILLPPNPEDLILGSRGGEAVEGAGVMSLPDDALICSCEAVSKLAICSAVNDGASGIDDIKKCTKAGTGCGGCVPLVKDLIAGTMKANGQYVKNVICEHFDYSRQELFDMVKINKLKNYDLVLDHFGKGDGCEVCKPAVASILSSLWNDVIVKQDTIQDSNDRYLANIQKGGTYSVVPRIPGGEITPDKLIVIGQVAKKYGLYTKITGGQRIDMFGAHVNDLPAIWEELIDAGFESGHAYGKSLRTVKSCVGSTWCRYGLHDSVSFAIEIEERYKGVRSPHKLKGGVSGCVRECAEAQAKDFGIIATEKGWNLYVCGNGGSKPQHAQLLATDIDSTTCIKYLDRFLMFYIKTADPLTRTATWLNKMDGGIAYLKNVIINNSLDINEQLEEEMQELVNTYHCEWKEVVENDELRKRFVHFVNAPEEKDPAIKFEPMREQIKAKW; encoded by the coding sequence ATGTCTCAACCAACAATTGTCGTAGTTGGAAATGGAATGGTGGGGTATAAGTTTTGTGAAAAACTGGTATCCAGATCAAATCAGTTCAACATCATCGTTTTCGGCGAAGAGCCCCGGATTGCTTATGACAGGGTACACTTAAGTGAGTATTTTAATGGCAAGTCTGCCGATGATCTGTCGCTTTCCTCTTCATCCTGGTATACTGATAATGGCATCTCTCTGCATCTGGATGATCCCATACAAGAAATTAACCGTGTTGATAAAACAGTACACTCTTTAAAAGGAGCCGTAATAAAATATGATTACCTGGTGTTGGCAACGGGTTCGTCTCCGTTTGTGCCCAATATAGAAGGTGTTGAAAAGAATGGTGTATTTGTTTACCGCACCATTGAAGATCTCGAACTGATTAAAGAATATGCAGTTAATGCCAAAGTTGGCGCGGTAATGGGTGGTGGATTGTTAGGGCTTGAGGCTGCTAAAGCGTTAATAGATCTTGGCATTAAAGAAACCCATGTTATTGAATTCGCCCCGCGCCTTATGCCAAGGCAGATCGACTCTGCGGGCAGCGCCATGTTGCAATCAAAATTAAAGCAATTTGGGTTAACCATCCATTTAAATAAAAGCACATCTGAAATTGCCGGTGATGATAAAGTAGAATCGCTTAAATTTAATGATGACACTTCCTTAGCGGTTGATATGCTGGTTATATCAGCAGGTATACGCCCGCGTGATGAGCTGGCAAAACTTGCAGGCTTGCAAACAAGCAGTCGCGGAGGTATTATAGTTAACGAAAAAATGCAAACCAGTGATGAGTGCATATTCGCGATAGGCGAATGCGCGCTTTATAACAGTATGATATATGGCCTGGTTGCTCCAGGCTACGAAATGGCCGACATTGTAGTAACGTATTTAACCGGGGGAGATAAATCCTTCTACGGTTATGATATGAGCACAAAGCTAAAGCTCATCGGCGTAGATGTAGCAAGTTTTGGTGATGCATTTATTACTGAGCCCGATTGCCGTACTATTGTGTTTGAGGATACCCATAAGGGCGTATACAAACGCATTAATATCAGTAACGATGGTAAGTATTTGTTGGGCGGTATTTTGGTTGGAGAAGCTGAGGCTTACAATATATTGTTGCAAACGGTTAACAATAAGATCCTGCTCCCGCCTAATCCCGAAGATTTGATATTGGGGTCAAGAGGTGGCGAGGCTGTTGAAGGTGCCGGGGTTATGAGTTTACCTGATGATGCGCTGATATGCTCATGCGAGGCGGTAAGCAAACTGGCAATATGCTCGGCAGTTAATGACGGGGCTTCTGGTATTGATGATATAAAGAAATGTACCAAAGCAGGGACAGGTTGCGGTGGTTGTGTTCCGTTAGTTAAAGATTTGATAGCCGGTACCATGAAGGCTAATGGTCAGTATGTTAAAAATGTAATCTGTGAGCATTTCGACTACTCGCGCCAGGAACTGTTTGATATGGTAAAGATCAATAAGCTAAAAAATTACGATCTGGTGCTGGATCATTTTGGTAAAGGTGATGGCTGCGAAGTGTGTAAGCCTGCAGTTGCAAGTATTCTTTCCAGTTTATGGAATGATGTAATTGTAAAACAGGATACTATACAAGATAGTAATGATCGCTATCTGGCTAATATTCAAAAAGGAGGTACTTATTCGGTTGTTCCCCGTATTCCGGGTGGAGAAATTACGCCGGATAAACTGATTGTTATTGGGCAGGTTGCAAAAAAATATGGCCTTTATACCAAAATAACGGGTGGTCAGCGTATTGATATGTTTGGCGCCCATGTAAATGATTTGCCTGCAATTTGGGAAGAATTAATTGATGCGGGTTTTGAAAGCGGGCATGCATATGGCAAATCATTGCGCACGGTTAAAAGCTGCGTGGGTAGTACCTGGTGCAGGTATGGTTTGCATGATAGTGTATCCTTTGCTATTGAAATTGAGGAACGTTATAAAGGTGTAAGATCGCCGCATAAGCTAAAAGGAGGTGTTAGTGGCTGTGTTCGTGAATGTGCCGAGGCCCAGGCAAAAGACTTTGGTATTATAGCTACCGAAAAAGGGTGGAACTTATATGTATGTGGTAATGGTGGTTCAAAACCGCAACATGCGCAATTGTTGGCTACAGATATTGATAGTACTACCTGTATAAAATATTTAGACAGGTTCCTGATGTTCTACATTAAAACAGCTGATCCGCTTACGCGTACTGCAACCTGGTTGAATAAAATGGATGGTGGTATCGCTTATCTAAAAAACGTAATCATCAATAATAGTTTGGATATAAATGAGCAGTTGGAGGAAGAAATGCAGGAGTTGGTTAATACCTATCACTGTGAATGGAAAGAAGTAGTGGAAAATGATGAATTGCGTAAGCGCTTTGTTCATTTTGTTAATGCGCCCGAAGAAAAAGATCCGGCAATTAAGTTTGAACCGATGCGTGAGCAGATCAAAGCTAAATGGTAA
- the nirD gene encoding nitrite reductase small subunit NirD — protein sequence METLTDIRWVLACYADDVPANGGACVKHGDEQIAIYNFARRGEWYATQNLCPHKQQMVLSRGMIGSEGDSCEPKVACPFHKKTFSLLSGECLSGDEFQIKTYPVRVLDGRVYIGIE from the coding sequence ATGGAAACTTTAACAGATATTAGATGGGTTTTGGCTTGCTACGCAGATGACGTGCCTGCCAATGGTGGGGCATGTGTAAAGCATGGTGATGAACAAATAGCAATATATAACTTTGCCCGTCGCGGCGAATGGTATGCAACACAAAATCTTTGTCCGCATAAGCAGCAGATGGTTTTATCGCGCGGAATGATAGGTAGTGAAGGCGATAGCTGCGAACCTAAGGTTGCCTGTCCTTTTCATAAAAAAACTTTTTCGCTATTGAGTGGCGAATGTTTGAGCGGGGATGAATTTCAAATAAAAACTTACCCTGTACGGGTTTTGGATGGCAGGGTGTATATTGGGATAGAATAG
- a CDS encoding MFS transporter: MENQLTKLNIFSLKGVQMKTFHITWLMFFVCFFGWFGLAPLMPTIRAELHLTKGQVGNCIIASVSATIIARLFIGKLCDTWGPRKTAIRLLLIGSLPVFLVGLAHSYTTFLLFRLAIGVIGASFVITQFHTSMMFAPKLKGTANAITGGWGNLGGGVTNMVMPLIFAAIVGFGYTKAEAWRYAMIVPGVMMLVIAFLYWKYTKDTPNGNYDEVGYNVGKSTKTDWSVLGDWRIWALTIGYAMCFGMELTFDNVASLHFVDSFHLSQSTAGFWAGIFGFMNLFARALGGIVSDKVGGKFGMRGKGLLLAGVLFLEGVGLILFAQAGSLMVAIITMLTFALFLKMSNGATYGIVPFVNTKNVGLVSGIVGAGGNFGGMMFGFLFKSNSITYVQAFTYIGFIVIAVSLIVLITRFQKTPVAEESFSTPLASGVI; encoded by the coding sequence ATGGAAAATCAACTTACTAAACTCAATATATTTTCGCTGAAAGGCGTGCAGATGAAAACGTTCCATATAACGTGGCTCATGTTTTTTGTTTGCTTTTTCGGCTGGTTTGGCTTGGCGCCATTAATGCCAACTATCCGTGCTGAACTGCATTTAACCAAGGGGCAGGTAGGTAACTGCATCATTGCATCGGTATCAGCAACAATAATTGCACGGCTTTTTATAGGCAAGCTTTGTGATACCTGGGGGCCGCGTAAAACAGCCATAAGGCTTCTGCTAATCGGTTCGCTACCGGTTTTTCTGGTTGGGTTGGCACATAGCTATACAACCTTCCTGTTATTTCGCCTGGCTATTGGTGTAATAGGTGCATCATTTGTTATCACTCAATTCCACACATCTATGATGTTTGCTCCCAAATTAAAAGGGACAGCAAATGCTATAACTGGTGGCTGGGGCAACCTAGGCGGTGGAGTAACCAATATGGTAATGCCTTTAATATTCGCGGCTATAGTTGGCTTTGGCTATACTAAAGCTGAGGCCTGGCGATATGCCATGATCGTGCCAGGGGTAATGATGCTTGTCATAGCCTTTTTATATTGGAAATATACTAAAGATACACCCAATGGTAACTATGATGAGGTAGGTTACAATGTTGGAAAATCAACAAAAACCGATTGGTCGGTGCTGGGCGATTGGAGGATATGGGCCTTAACCATAGGCTATGCCATGTGTTTCGGTATGGAGCTGACTTTTGACAATGTGGCCTCGCTGCATTTTGTTGATTCATTCCATCTCTCACAAAGCACCGCAGGTTTTTGGGCGGGGATATTTGGCTTTATGAATTTGTTTGCCCGTGCACTGGGTGGTATTGTATCTGATAAAGTAGGCGGCAAATTTGGTATGCGTGGTAAAGGCTTATTACTTGCCGGCGTGCTGTTTTTAGAAGGTGTTGGATTGATATTGTTTGCTCAAGCAGGTTCATTAATGGTGGCCATAATAACCATGTTAACATTCGCGCTTTTTCTTAAAATGTCAAATGGTGCAACTTATGGTATTGTGCCTTTTGTAAACACAAAAAATGTGGGCCTGGTTAGCGGTATTGTAGGCGCTGGCGGCAATTTTGGAGGAATGATGTTTGGTTTTTTATTTAAATCAAACTCCATTACTTACGTGCAAGCCTTTACCTATATAGGGTTTATTGTGATAGCGGTATCATTAATCGTGCTCATAACAAGATTTCAAAAAACACCCGTCGCTGAAGAAAGCTTTAGTACGCCACTAGCAAGCGGTGTGATATAA
- a CDS encoding rubredoxin domain-containing protein, whose amino-acid sequence MEKKETYCVKINLPGGVISAGDLYEILQIAENAGANEISVGNRQQLYFCIAKNRIEDLELGMLQSAIDYELNTDQFPNVISSYVTDNIFNAESWLKEGVYKDIFDLFNFQPELKVNLVDRHQTFVPFFSGNFNFISSELSNYWYLYIRFPKTNDLYCWPCLVYSDDIPTFCKTAQEVILGSRELFYDQPTINFDLFYEKVNAGNKFVNQQIAEPLKLPDFSLPYYEGFNKYLNGKYWLGIYRRNELFPISFLKDVCSICLKTRVGQLYTTPWKSFLIKGINEADRKDWGVILNSYRINVRHAANELNWQLENLCKESLELKKQLVREFEEYDLRTYRLCFAIKMQPKTGLLASIVIKKTGTGLFDILHTRDFNPNSKDFVVYKEKLSAIALGCSLVELCNFYYGLLSDDNILSHQDTEAEIEKHIETVELYQCKNCLSIYDKNYGDQLNNVSVGTEFKNIRNYICSVCESTADCFMAIEKQVYAV is encoded by the coding sequence ATGGAAAAAAAGGAAACTTATTGTGTGAAGATTAATCTGCCGGGCGGAGTAATTTCAGCAGGAGATCTGTATGAGATATTGCAAATAGCTGAAAATGCAGGCGCAAATGAAATAAGTGTAGGGAACAGGCAGCAATTATACTTTTGTATAGCAAAAAATAGGATAGAGGATCTGGAGTTAGGTATGCTGCAATCGGCGATAGATTATGAGTTGAATACCGATCAATTCCCTAATGTGATTAGCTCGTATGTAACTGATAATATTTTTAATGCGGAGAGCTGGCTTAAGGAAGGTGTATATAAGGATATATTTGATCTGTTTAATTTTCAACCTGAATTAAAGGTTAACCTGGTGGATCGGCATCAAACCTTCGTGCCATTTTTTAGCGGGAATTTTAATTTTATCAGTTCTGAATTAAGTAATTATTGGTACTTATACATCAGGTTCCCCAAAACAAATGATCTGTACTGCTGGCCCTGCCTGGTGTATTCCGATGATATACCAACATTTTGCAAAACTGCCCAGGAAGTTATTTTGGGGAGCAGGGAATTGTTTTATGATCAGCCTACAATCAATTTCGATTTGTTTTATGAAAAGGTGAACGCCGGTAATAAGTTTGTTAACCAACAAATAGCTGAACCCTTAAAGCTGCCTGATTTCTCGCTGCCTTATTATGAAGGATTTAATAAATACCTGAACGGTAAATATTGGCTCGGCATTTACCGCCGGAACGAATTGTTCCCCATCTCATTTTTGAAGGACGTTTGCTCTATATGCCTTAAAACCCGTGTAGGTCAATTATACACCACGCCCTGGAAATCCTTTTTAATTAAAGGAATAAATGAAGCGGATAGAAAAGATTGGGGCGTTATCCTTAATAGTTATCGGATAAATGTAAGGCATGCCGCCAATGAACTAAACTGGCAGCTTGAAAATTTATGCAAAGAAAGCCTCGAACTTAAAAAGCAATTGGTAAGGGAGTTTGAAGAATATGACTTGCGTACCTACCGCCTTTGCTTTGCTATAAAAATGCAGCCTAAAACCGGGTTGCTTGCATCCATAGTTATAAAAAAAACAGGAACGGGGCTATTTGATATTCTGCATACCCGGGATTTTAATCCCAATTCAAAGGATTTCGTTGTTTATAAAGAAAAATTATCTGCTATCGCCTTAGGTTGTTCCTTGGTAGAATTATGTAATTTTTACTACGGTTTATTAAGTGATGATAATATTTTATCACATCAGGATACGGAAGCGGAAATAGAAAAACATATTGAAACTGTTGAGCTTTATCAATGTAAAAACTGCCTCAGTATCTACGATAAAAACTATGGTGATCAATTAAACAACGTCTCTGTAGGGACGGAATTTAAAAACATCCGGAACTATATATGTTCTGTTTGCGAATCAACGGCGGATTGCTTTATGGCAATTGAGAAACAGGTTTATGCAGTTTAG